One segment of Mycobacterium spongiae DNA contains the following:
- a CDS encoding TlpA family protein disulfide reductase, with translation MRGLLITVAVCATVVTGLLAGCSGRDAVAQGGTFEFVSPGGKTDIFYDPPADRGRPGPLAGPDLMDPSRTLSLDDFGGQVVVVNVWGQWCGPCRAEVSQLQQVYEATRGLGVSFLGIDVRDTRQAAQDFVTDRHVTFPSIFDPAMRTLIAFGGKYPTTVIPSTLVLDRQHRVAAVFLRELLAEDLLPVIDRVAAETGQPEAGHTPPGPQ, from the coding sequence ATGAGGGGGCTGCTGATCACCGTGGCGGTGTGTGCAACGGTCGTGACCGGACTGCTCGCCGGCTGTTCCGGTCGCGACGCCGTCGCTCAGGGTGGCACGTTTGAATTCGTCTCACCCGGTGGCAAAACCGACATCTTCTACGATCCGCCCGCGGACCGCGGGCGCCCCGGGCCACTGGCCGGCCCGGACCTGATGGATCCATCCCGCACGCTCTCGCTCGACGATTTTGGTGGCCAGGTGGTCGTCGTCAACGTGTGGGGGCAATGGTGCGGGCCATGCCGTGCCGAGGTTAGCCAACTCCAGCAGGTGTACGAAGCCACCCGCGGCCTCGGGGTTTCTTTCCTGGGGATCGATGTCCGCGACACCCGTCAGGCAGCCCAGGACTTTGTCACTGACCGCCACGTAACTTTCCCTTCGATTTTCGACCCGGCGATGCGCACCCTCATCGCGTTCGGCGGCAAGTACCCGACCACCGTCATTCCGTCCACGTTGGTGCTGGACCGCCAGCACCGAGTGGCGGCGGTGTTTTTGCGCGAATTGCTGGCCGAAGACCTGCTGCCGGTCATAGACCGGGTGGCGGCAGAGACCGGGCAACCTGAGGCGGGCCACACTCCGCCTGGACCCCAATGA